CGACGATGTTTGCCGACGCAACCTTGGCATGGCTCGTTCCGCAGTTCCCCGCAACCACCGGACTCGCGGCCAGCGCCAGAATTGCACTCAGAATTACAAATTTTCTCATCGTGTACCTCCTAAATTTGACGGCGGCCTCGGCCACCGGTTCCGCAGAGATCAACGTCTATATTTTTTCTAAAATTCCATAGATCTGTGACGCGCCCCTGCAATCTTCCTGACGCTCGTCTCTAATTCCTCCAAGGATTATCTAAAAGAGGTTTTCTGGAGCGGTCTGTTAATTATTTCTTCAATGATTTATCTAGAAATTGATGAAAACATTTCCTCGAGGCGACGTCTCCGATAGTCGAATATCGCGGTCACGTCACGGCGTACGAAGAGACGTTCGATCAATGCTCCGCCCCAGACGGCATATGAGACTCGGTCCGAGATCTCGGTGCCGCCGTCCCGCGCGGTGAAGCGATGCTCGTGATGCCAGAGGCGGTAGGGTCCGTGCACCTGGCGATCGACGAACCGGTGTGGAGGTTCCCATGCCGAGATCTCCGATCGCCAACGCAACGGGATACCACGCCAGCGAATTCTGTAATCGATCAGGGTCCCGACGTCCATCGCTATCGGGCCTTGGTTGATGACCTCGAACCGCAGCCATGGAGGGGTGATGCGCCCGAGATTTCGCGCTTCCGCAAAAAACGGGAAGAGCTCGGACAACGGCCTTTCCAGCCACTGCGTCTGGGTGAACTCGATGGTCTTCACGTTGTCGCCCTTGTCTCCGCTTCGCGCGCGATCGAGCGCAACATTCCAGCGAAGATGATCTTGTGCACCGGGTAGAGCACATTCCAATACAGTGCGCCGGTCAGGCCCACAGGAGCAAACAGCGCGGTCTGAACGACGCATGCGCCATCGCCTTCAGGCTCGATATCCCACTGCAGCCAGGCGGAGCCGGGAACCTTCATCTCCGCTCTCAGCCTGAGCTGGCGCGGCGCGGTTACTGCCTCGACCCGCCAGAAGTCGACCGCATCGCCGGCCAGAATTTCGCTTGGATGGCGCCGACCCCGTCGCAAACCAGGTCCGCCCAGCAGTCGGTCAAATGCTCCACGGATCGACCAGGCCCAATCCCAGTACAGCCAGCCACGGTCACCACCGAGCGAGGTCACAACCTCAAAAACGTCCTCCGGCTGGGCTGATGTGTGGTGCCTCCTGGTTTCGCGCACGAGTCCCTCTCGGGTGGTCAACTCGACCGCCTGCGCCGCACCCAGCGCACCACTCCATCTCGTAGGCACTGCCTCCGATTCGATACTTTCGAGCGCCCGCCGCACAGATTCACGATACGGCAGAGGCTGGATCTCGGGAAAATCACGACGAGCATCCGAGGTATCAGCCGTCACCGGGTGGACGACACCCTCGATCAGCGGCACCGCCAGGCGATTGGGAATCGGCGTCACCAACCCGACCCACAGCGCTGCGAGTTTCGGCGCCAGCACCGGCACCGGGACAATCAGTCGTCGCAGGCCCCGGACTGCTGCATACTCCGTCATCATGCCCTTGAAGGTCAGGGGCTGCGATCCGATGCTGTAAATCCCTTCTTTGCCCCGATCAACTCCCGCGATCAGGTAGGCAACCACGTCATCCACCGCGATCGGCTGTACAGGGTTGAGAATCCATTTCGGTGCGATCATCGCCGGCAGCCGTTCGGTCAGGTAACGAGCCATTTCGAACGAGGCCGAGCCGGAGCCGACCACCGGCCCAGCGCGGAACTCCAGCGTCGGCAGCCTGTCCCGGAGGATCGAGCCCACTTCGGCGCGGCTCGCCAAGTGGGGTGAGATGTGCTCCGAATCCGGCAGCAACCCTCCGAGGTAGATGATCCTTCGCACACCCCGCGCGGCTGCGGCGAAGTTGAGGGCCGCTCGCCGATCGCGCGCCACGAAGTCTCGGCCGGAGTCCATGAGGTGGACCAGGTAGTAGGCAACTTCGATCCCGTCGAGTGCTTCCGGCAGGGTCGATGGGTCCTCAACGTCGCCGACTGCCACCTCGACGTCGTCCGCCCATGGCCGGCCGACGATTCGTCGTGGGTCACGCACCAACACCCGGACATCGTGACCGAGTGCGACGAGCTCGGGGATGATCCGGCCACCGATGTAGCCGGTGGCGCCGGTGACGAGAATCTTCACGAGTACCTCTCGAGATAGCGTTTCACCGGCACCTTGCGGGCGGTGTTTGCAGACGACATGTAACGCACAGTGCCGAAGACTGGGCGTTCCGGACCCCAGGCGCGATCATGCCGACCAAGGACCCAAAATATTCCGCTGTAGGAGTTCGGGTCACGACCGTCGAGCGCATACCGATTGTTGAGCTCGATCATGATGTCGAGTGCCTCGCGTGGCTCGGAGCTCCATTCGAGGATCTTCTTACCCCATAACATTCGCAGGTAGTTGTGGAGACGACCTTCGCGCCGAAGCTGGTTCTGGGCCGCGTTCCACAGTCGATCGTGAGTGGCCGCGCCGTCGAATTCTTCAAGCGAATACGAGTACTCCCGTGGGTCACGCGCATGTTTGGCGAGGGTCTGCTGGGCCCACTCGGGCAGGGATTCGTACCGGTCGTGGTCCCTGCGGTGGTGGCAGAAATGAAATCCGAGCTCCCGCCAAGTGATGCACTGGTCGAGAAATGCCTCGGCGCTCTCGCTCATGTCCCACCACCCCGAGCGTCGCCCGTTGGCGGGCGGGACCACCTGTTCGGGTGTCCACCGCTCACGGGCCGCGAGTTCGAGGAAAACCTGATGCGACGAGAGGTGACCGAAATGCAGGTACGGTGACAGTCCACTCGTCGCGTCGGCATCTGGCCGGTTGCGTTGGCTCGCATAGCCCTCGAAATCGTTGCCGAGAAAATCATCGAGGGCAGCGCGGCCGGCTGTGGCTCCTCCTCGCGTCGGCACCACTGGAACTGATTGATCAATCGACAACCGTGCCAGCGCACCCGGCTCCGCGCGCAACAACTCCGGCGAAGGCGGTGGCCAGCGTTTGGAGATCCGAGACGGTACTTCTGTCGCTGGCGGCAGGTCGAGCAAGGGATCCTCGAGCGGTAGGTCTTGCAGGTGATCCACGAGATGCTTTTGCAGGAATCGCCGAAATATATAGGCCGTCGCCATGTCCCTCTCGGTAGAGGCGAGCGGAAAGAGGCCGTTGCTGTCGACAGCCTCGACCATCACCTGCAATCGCGCCGCCACCTTTTCCACCATGCGTGGCAGAAAAAAGGTCGGGAATTGATCGGTCACCACCAGGCACGCACGATCGG
This DNA window, taken from Acidobacteriota bacterium, encodes the following:
- a CDS encoding SRPBCC family protein, giving the protein MKTIEFTQTQWLERPLSELFPFFAEARNLGRITPPWLRFEVINQGPIAMDVGTLIDYRIRWRGIPLRWRSEISAWEPPHRFVDRQVHGPYRLWHHEHRFTARDGGTEISDRVSYAVWGGALIERLFVRRDVTAIFDYRRRRLEEMFSSISR
- a CDS encoding SDR family oxidoreductase gives rise to the protein MKILVTGATGYIGGRIIPELVALGHDVRVLVRDPRRIVGRPWADDVEVAVGDVEDPSTLPEALDGIEVAYYLVHLMDSGRDFVARDRRAALNFAAAARGVRRIIYLGGLLPDSEHISPHLASRAEVGSILRDRLPTLEFRAGPVVGSGSASFEMARYLTERLPAMIAPKWILNPVQPIAVDDVVAYLIAGVDRGKEGIYSIGSQPLTFKGMMTEYAAVRGLRRLIVPVPVLAPKLAALWVGLVTPIPNRLAVPLIEGVVHPVTADTSDARRDFPEIQPLPYRESVRRALESIESEAVPTRWSGALGAAQAVELTTREGLVRETRRHHTSAQPEDVFEVVTSLGGDRGWLYWDWAWSIRGAFDRLLGGPGLRRGRRHPSEILAGDAVDFWRVEAVTAPRQLRLRAEMKVPGSAWLQWDIEPEGDGACVVQTALFAPVGLTGALYWNVLYPVHKIIFAGMLRSIAREAETRATT
- a CDS encoding deoxyribodipyrimidine photolyase; translated protein: MRSAVPADRVQLRNSSPPRADGAWVVYWMVAQRRTSFNFALQRAADWARHLGRPLLVFEPLRIDYPWASARLHRFIIDGMAANHEALDGANVTYYPYIEPERGHGRGLLSELADRACLVVTDQFPTFFLPRMVEKVAARLQVMVEAVDSNGLFPLASTERDMATAYIFRRFLQKHLVDHLQDLPLEDPLLDLPPATEVPSRISKRWPPPSPELLRAEPGALARLSIDQSVPVVPTRGGATAGRAALDDFLGNDFEGYASQRNRPDADATSGLSPYLHFGHLSSHQVFLELAARERWTPEQVVPPANGRRSGWWDMSESAEAFLDQCITWRELGFHFCHHRRDHDRYESLPEWAQQTLAKHARDPREYSYSLEEFDGAATHDRLWNAAQNQLRREGRLHNYLRMLWGKKILEWSSEPREALDIMIELNNRYALDGRDPNSYSGIFWVLGRHDRAWGPERPVFGTVRYMSSANTARKVPVKRYLERYS